From Chaetodon trifascialis isolate fChaTrf1 chromosome 1, fChaTrf1.hap1, whole genome shotgun sequence, one genomic window encodes:
- the nhsb gene encoding actin remodeling regulator NHS isoform X2, with protein MPFAKRIVEPQLLCRHQIPNDEGLLFEDLCAISNVVLSRTLRQLSDLARHACSLFQELENDIISTNQRVWVLQNKIGQIQQTASALDPKKEAVPVSNLDIESKLSLHYQAPWHQQHNVFHPCTRPPCLEELHRNAQLSLRALHRDEQQRHRSTSRERNRVTISISVAPPMPTFPSPHSIRRQQRSRLARAQERAERERELDYQPRKERTVRETEIQTIQRKERPGREADMQTIQRKATSTGEGEGGEVLGGHRAKASAPNVPSTQDKQTNWSKENLPPSDQKTTPDSHSISSCIIPINVTGVGFDREASARCSLVHSQSVLQRRRKLRRRKTITGIPKRVQHDMDSDESPVARERTVIVHANPHQLSLCHEELSISGRLHHTRDSGCQTDDFLIACTAAPSRRRIRAQRGHQGIPASLSHSTGNISSLGDQSDSTYTSVAAHGGRLRSRSLPREGGRLMDSDEDDDDNYDDDDEDEELSPYEAEDFIPPGPSPRMKMMMMKDEEESTDDQAAPEPLQLGSLKRLQRSAERDRGGGGGGSPEHSWMERGRSRLPRKADMGSCEISSSSDTFSSPIHSVSTTGVLGSHVDHKEDHQSSSGNWSGSSSTCPSQTSETIPPPSSPPLTGSSHCDSELSLNTVPNAIDEGFSLDPSYHSDLRPQGQGHRSSSFTSSATDQLDDAGVSTASEGEWTYPPDQDHTDQDHDPDQTQNLSQSHGLAQDYSSKQGLEDQICFSDKNSNTEKEPGSHYPSDTDSFYSSSVHFGECNQNYKGYMYNYADPRPDCGQSNTVATPLSHGVYPQPSADFRAGTMTLGRTCRPLRKPKVKPPPPKRTSSLKETSSSVDVGTDTQADQDQPKMVSEQDLTLSSTDMKLELELELEGAPEPLQTSCLVAEPLGTWGMGLGETVDIVEPMSFSSADTHSFKDEGAVQSDYADLWLHNTELKSSNGEYTSMSNSSTATGTTVMECIKSPDSSSSSTETQTQALAQASETRATSPPLPPGDFKLGSPEKLAGLASPSSGYSSQSETPTSTLPSSSAAFFPGPLSPSTGKRKPKVPERKSSLSSLQHFPRDGASIPSGYKRDPDFPPPPSQLDLNVLHGGYVRHTLSHRTHHMHTLHHSKHRVANVLATGTKLLVPEASNTNPPPSSNSAPTIPSSNLLAITPSALRSVQLHSVSQSTDSAATADQETASGAETATRPKCPPSTSTLAPPPITTRPLPPRRPPPRPPGHDHISSPEHVPPPPPGRHPDGPPSYESLLLRQDRYGPGTFWAMTAFRTRMDPSSELSDDSSPLHRPVPRAPHPSPVDLHTHIHSHTEFRGLTHSAHAHSEFRVLGERSFSQDDDDEDEDEEEEEEQVKEPPRAACSRGGMRSDHPPPPAYEFAGVSHLDSGPWASPVKVPGTTMETSHPYLISDARKGGQEDQEEEEEVTSGATRSAHQQQPQESKDDSTTPDTEDYFSKDSTPSDNSLSPLTDDTKVDDDIIITSPNKTRTTEDLFAMIHRSKRKVLGRKDSGDLNVKSRLCPTAPVAPVSTVIIPPAPPLNIPATAPTAAGSQRAPVPIYRSAKKSSTSNEEFKLLLLKKGSRSDSSYRMSATEILKSPITPKTPGESLQEGPIRQAEEPLSTVQEPPISGLDAIQIPGLFPRANSESFTPKTLPMSAASRQGRSRIPPVANSSRYSTRSRLYTAPMQAISEGETENSDGSPHDDRSS; from the exons CGGTGTCGAACCTGGACATAGAGAGTAAGCTGTCGCTTCACTATCAGGCTCCATGGCACCAGCAACACAACGTGTTTCATCCTTGTACCCGACCACCATGTCTGGAGGAGCTGCACAGAAACGCTCAGCTCAGTCTCAGAGCGCTGCACCGAG ACGAACAACAGCGCCACCGCTCCACGAGTcgggagagaaacagagtgaCCATCTCTATCTCAGTGGCGCCCCCCATGCCCACCTTCCCCTCACCACACTCCATCCGCCGGCAACAGAGGAGTCGCCTGGCACGAGCG caagagagagcagagagggagcgagagttAGACTATCAACCCAGGAAG GAGAGGACcgtgagagaaacagagatcCAGACCATTCagagaaaa GAGAGGCcagggagggaggcagataTGCAGACGATCCAAAGAAAG GCTACCTCGACAGGGGAAGGCGAAGGTGGTGAGGTCCTGGGAGGCCACAGAGCCAAGGCCTCAGCCCCCAATGTCCCCTCAACCCAGGATAAACAGACGAATTGGTCCAAGGAAAACCTCCCACCATCAGATCAGAAGACAACTCCCGATTCtcactccatctcctcctgcaTCATCCCCATCAACGTCACAG GAGTTGGGTTTGACAGGGAAGCAAGTGCTCGTTGCTCCCTAGTCCATTCCCAGTCAGTTCTTCAGAGGAGAAGGAAGCTGAGGCGGAGGAAGACCATCACAGGAATACCCAAAAGAGTGCAGCATGACATGG ACTCAGATGAATCACCCGTAGCAAGAGAGCGCACAGTGATTGTCCATGCCAACCCCCAccaactctctctctgtcatgaaGAACTCTCAATTAGTGGTCGCCTCCATCACACTCGTGACTCTGGCTGCCAGACAGATGATTTCCTTATAGCAT GTACAGCTGCTCCCTCCAGAAGGCGCATCAGAGCTCAGCGTGGCCATCAGGGAATCCCTGCCTCTTTGTCCCATTCAACAGGCAACATTTCTTCCCTGGGTGACCAGTCAGACTCCACATACACCAGTGTTGCAGCCCATGGTGGACGCTTGCGTTCTCGTAGCCTACCGCGAGAGGGTGGACGTCTGATGGACAGTGACGAAGATGACGATGAcaattatgatgatgatgatgaagacgaagAATTGTCACCATACGAAGCAGAGGACTTCATTCCCCCTGGCCCTAGTCcaaggatgaagatgatgatgatgaaggatgAAGAAGAGAGTACAGATGACCAAGCAGCTCCTGAACCACTGCAACTTGGAAGCCTAAAAAGGTTGCAGCGATCTgcggaaagagacagagggggtggaggaggagggagcccAGAGCATAGCTGGATGGAGAGGGGCCGTTCTCGGTTGCCCCGCAAGGCTGACATGGGCAGCTGTGAGATCTCATCCAGCTCAGATACCTTCAGCAGCCCTATTCACTCCGTGTCTACAACAGGAGTTCTAGGCAGCCATGTGGACCACAAAGAGGACCATCAGTCATCAAGTGGGAACTGGAGTGGTTCCAGCTCCACCTGCCCTTCTCAGACATCTGAAACCATCCCCCCACCCTCTTCTCCACCACTGACAggctcctcccactgcgactcagAGCTGTCACTCAACACTGTGCCCAATGCCATTGATGAGGGATTCTCTCTAGATCCCTCATACCACTCTGACCTCAGACCCCAGGGCCAAGGCCACAGGTCAAGCTCGTTCACATCCTCAGCCACAGACCAGCTGGACGATGCAGGGGTCAGTACAGCCAGTGAGGGGGAGTGGACATACCCTCCAGATCAAGACCACACTGATCAGGACCATGACCCTGACCAGACCCAAAACCTTAGCCAGAGCCATGGGTTAGCCCAGGATTACAGCTCTAAACAAGGTCTAGAAGACCAAATCTGTTTCAGTGACAAGAATAGCAACACTGAAAAAGAGCCTGGCTCTCATTACCCATCTGATACAGATAGTTTCTACTCCTCTTCTGTGCATTTTGGGGAGTGTAATCAGAATTACAAAGGATACATGTATAACTATGCAGACCCAAGACCTGACTGTGGCCAATCTAACACTGTGGCAACACCATTATCCCATGGAGTTTACCCCCAGCCATCAGCTGACTTCAGAGCAGGCACTATGACGCTGGGGAGGACCTGTCGTCCACTGAGGAAACCAAAAGTCAAACCTCCACCACCTAAACGGACCTCCTCACTGAAGGAAACCAGTAGTAGTGTTGATGTTGGAACGGACACACAGGCAGATCAGGATCAACCAAAGATGGTTAGTGAACAAGATCTCACCTTGTCTTCCACAGATATGAAGCTGGAACTGGAGCTAGAGCTTGAAGGTGCTCCAGAACCATTACAAACATCCTGCCTAGTGGCAGAGCCTTTGGGAACATGGGGAATGGGACTGGGTGAAACTGTGGACATAGTAGAGCCCATgtccttcagctctgcagaTACACACTCATTTAAGGATGAAGGTGCTGTGCAATCTGACTATGCAGACCTGTGGCTTCACAACACTGAGCTGAAGTCCAGCAATGGTGAGTACACATCCATGTCCAACTCAAGCACAGCCACAGGCACTACTGTCATGGAGTGTATCAAGTCACCAgacagctcttcctcctccacagaaACCCAAACCCAGGCCCTCGCCCAGGCATCAGAAACCAGGGCAACTAGTCCACCCCTCCCGCCTGGAGACTTCAAACTTGGTTCACCTGAAAAGCTGGCTGGCCTGGCCTCACCATCCAGTGgctattccagccaatcagagactcCAACGTCCACCTTGCCCTCATCTTCAGCAGCATTCTTTCCAGGACCTCTGTCTCCCTCAACTGGCAAGAGAAAGCCCAAAGTGCCCGAGAGGAAgtcttctctttcctccctgcAGCACTTCCCCAGAGATGGAGCTTCCATTCCCTCTGGGTATAAGAGAGACCCAGACttcccacctccaccttcacaaCTTGATCTCAATGTTCTCCATGGTGGTTATGTCAGACACACACTATCCCACCGGacacaccacatgcacacactccaccacagcaaacacagagttGCAAATGTTTTAGCCACTGGAACAAAGTTGTTGGTGCCTGAGGCATCAAATACCAACCCACCACCAAGTTCAAACTCTGCTCCAACAATTCCCAGCTCCAATCTATTGGCGATAACTCCATCTGCTCTTCGTTCAGTACAGCTCCATTCTGTTAGCCAATCTACAGATAGTGCTGCCACTGCAGACCAGGAAACAGCAAGTGGAGCAGAGACTGCTACAAGACCCAAATGTCCTCCGAGTACTTCTACTCTAGCTCCACCACCTATCACCACTAGGCCTCTCCCTCCACGTAGACCACCTCCAAGACCCCCAGGTCATGACCACATCTCCTCCCCTGAACACGtgccaccacctccacctggcCGCCACCCTGATGGTCCTCCATCCTATGAAAGCCTGCTACTCAGACAGGATCGCTATGGACCTGGAACCTTCTGGGCTATGACAGCCTTCAGAACCCGGATGGACCCATCATCAGAACTGTCTGACGACAGCTCACCCTTGCATCGGCCTGTGCCACGTGCTCCCCACCCTTCGCCTGTGGatctacacacacatatccactcacacacagagttcaggGGGCTCACGCATTCAGCTCATGCGCATTCTGAGTTTAGGGTTTTGGGGGAGCGCTCATTCtcccaggatgatgatgatgaagatgaagacgaggaggaagaggaagagcaagtgAAAGAACCACCGAGGGCTGCATGTTCCAGAGGAGGCATGCGATCTGaccaccctccacccccagcGTACGAGTTTGCTGGGGTATCCCACTTAGACTCAGGGCCCTGGGCTAGTCCAGTCAAAGTGCCTGGTACCACAATGGAGACATCGCATCCTTACCTAATCAGCGATGCAAGGAAAGGAGGACAAGAAGatcaggaagaagaggaggaagtgacatcagGTGCTACCAGAAGTgcccatcagcagcagccacaggagAGCAAAGATGACTCCACCACTCCTGACACTGAGGATTACTTCAGTAAAG ATTCCACGCCCAGTGATAATTCACTCTCCCCCCTGACGGATGACACCAAAGTGGATGATGACATAATTATCACTTCACCCAACAAGACTCGTACAACAGAGGACCTGTTTGCCATGATACACAG ATCCAAGAGAAAGGTCCTGGGCCGTAAAGATTCAGGAGACTTAAACGTGAAGTCTCGTCTCTGCCCTACAGCACCAGTGGCTCCTGTCTCCACTGTCATTATTCCACCAGCCCCTCCTCTCAACATACCAGCCACCGCACCCACTGCTGCTGGGTCACAACGAGCTCCTGTGCCAATCTACCGCAGCGCCAAGAAATCCAGCACATCCAACGAGGAGTTTAAACTCCTGTTGCTGAAGAAAGGTAGCAGGTCTGATTCCAGCTACCGCATGTCAGCTACAGAGATTCTGAAGAGCCCTATCACCCCTAAAACCCCAGGAGAGTCCCTTCAGGAAGGGCCCATTAGACAGGCTGAGGAGCCACTCTCTACTGTTCAAGAGCCCCCCATTTCTGGCCTGGACGCAATTCAGATACCAGGCCTTTTTCCCAGGGCCAACTCTGAGAGTTTCACCCCCAAAACCCTGCCTATGTCAGCTGCATCTAGACAGGGACGTTCTCGGATCCCCCCTGTAGCTAACAGCAGTCGCTACAGCACACGTAGCCGTCTGTACACAGCCCCCATGCAAGCCATTTCTGAAGGGGAGACAGAGAACTCAGATGGGAGCCCCCATGATGACAGATCATCCTAA
- the nhsb gene encoding actin remodeling regulator NHS isoform X1, whose amino-acid sequence MPFAKRIVEPQLLCRHQIPNDEGLLFEDLCAISNVVLSRTLRQLSDLARHACSLFQELENDIISTNQRVWVLQNKIGQIQQTASALDPKKEAVPVSNLDIESKLSLHYQAPWHQQHNVFHPCTRPPCLEELHRNAQLSLRALHRDEQQRHRSTSRERNRVTISISVAPPMPTFPSPHSIRRQQRSRLARAQERAERERELDYQPRKERTVRETEIQTIQRKERPGREADMQTIQRKATSTGEGEGGEVLGGHRAKASAPNVPSTQDKQTNWSKENLPPSDQKTTPDSHSISSCIIPINVTGVGFDREASARCSLVHSQSVLQRRRKLRRRKTITGIPKRVQHDMDSDESPVARERTVIVHANPHQLSLCHEELSISGRLHHTRDSGCQTDDFLIACTAAPSRRRIRAQRGHQGIPASLSHSTGNISSLGDQSDSTYTSVAAHGGRLRSRSLPREGGRLMDSDEDDDDNYDDDDEDEELSPYEAEDFIPPGPSPRMKMMMMKDEEESTDDQAAPEPLQLGSLKRLQRSAERDRGGGGGGSPEHSWMERGRSRLPRKADMGSCEISSSSDTFSSPIHSVSTTGVLGSHVDHKEDHQSSSGNWSGSSSTCPSQTSETIPPPSSPPLTGSSHCDSELSLNTVPNAIDEGFSLDPSYHSDLRPQGQGHRSSSFTSSATDQLDDAGVSTASEGEWTYPPDQDHTDQDHDPDQTQNLSQSHGLAQDYSSKQGLEDQICFSDKNSNTEKEPGSHYPSDTDSFYSSSVHFGECNQNYKGYMYNYADPRPDCGQSNTVATPLSHGVYPQPSADFRAGTMTLGRTCRPLRKPKVKPPPPKRTSSLKETSSSVDVGTDTQADQDQPKMVSEQDLTLSSTDMKLELELELEGAPEPLQTSCLVAEPLGTWGMGLGETVDIVEPMSFSSADTHSFKDEGAVQSDYADLWLHNTELKSSNGEYTSMSNSSTATGTTVMECIKSPDSSSSSTETQTQALAQASETRATSPPLPPGDFKLGSPEKLAGLASPSSGYSSQSETPTSTLPSSSAAFFPGPLSPSTGKRKPKVPERKSSLSSLQHFPRDGASIPSGYKRDPDFPPPPSQLDLNVLHGGYVRHTLSHRTHHMHTLHHSKHRVANVLATGTKLLVPEASNTNPPPSSNSAPTIPSSNLLAITPSALRSVQLHSVSQSTDSAATADQETASGAETATRPKCPPSTSTLAPPPITTRPLPPRRPPPRPPGHDHISSPEHVPPPPPGRHPDGPPSYESLLLRQDRYGPGTFWAMTAFRTRMDPSSELSDDSSPLHRPVPRAPHPSPVDLHTHIHSHTEFRGLTHSAHAHSEFRVLGERSFSQDDDDEDEDEEEEEEQVKEPPRAACSRGGMRSDHPPPPAYEFAGVSHLDSGPWASPVKVPGTTMETSHPYLISDARKGGQEDQEEEEEVTSGATRSAHQQQPQESKDDSTTPDTEDYFSKGMLCAADSTPSDNSLSPLTDDTKVDDDIIITSPNKTRTTEDLFAMIHRSKRKVLGRKDSGDLNVKSRLCPTAPVAPVSTVIIPPAPPLNIPATAPTAAGSQRAPVPIYRSAKKSSTSNEEFKLLLLKKGSRSDSSYRMSATEILKSPITPKTPGESLQEGPIRQAEEPLSTVQEPPISGLDAIQIPGLFPRANSESFTPKTLPMSAASRQGRSRIPPVANSSRYSTRSRLYTAPMQAISEGETENSDGSPHDDRSS is encoded by the exons CGGTGTCGAACCTGGACATAGAGAGTAAGCTGTCGCTTCACTATCAGGCTCCATGGCACCAGCAACACAACGTGTTTCATCCTTGTACCCGACCACCATGTCTGGAGGAGCTGCACAGAAACGCTCAGCTCAGTCTCAGAGCGCTGCACCGAG ACGAACAACAGCGCCACCGCTCCACGAGTcgggagagaaacagagtgaCCATCTCTATCTCAGTGGCGCCCCCCATGCCCACCTTCCCCTCACCACACTCCATCCGCCGGCAACAGAGGAGTCGCCTGGCACGAGCG caagagagagcagagagggagcgagagttAGACTATCAACCCAGGAAG GAGAGGACcgtgagagaaacagagatcCAGACCATTCagagaaaa GAGAGGCcagggagggaggcagataTGCAGACGATCCAAAGAAAG GCTACCTCGACAGGGGAAGGCGAAGGTGGTGAGGTCCTGGGAGGCCACAGAGCCAAGGCCTCAGCCCCCAATGTCCCCTCAACCCAGGATAAACAGACGAATTGGTCCAAGGAAAACCTCCCACCATCAGATCAGAAGACAACTCCCGATTCtcactccatctcctcctgcaTCATCCCCATCAACGTCACAG GAGTTGGGTTTGACAGGGAAGCAAGTGCTCGTTGCTCCCTAGTCCATTCCCAGTCAGTTCTTCAGAGGAGAAGGAAGCTGAGGCGGAGGAAGACCATCACAGGAATACCCAAAAGAGTGCAGCATGACATGG ACTCAGATGAATCACCCGTAGCAAGAGAGCGCACAGTGATTGTCCATGCCAACCCCCAccaactctctctctgtcatgaaGAACTCTCAATTAGTGGTCGCCTCCATCACACTCGTGACTCTGGCTGCCAGACAGATGATTTCCTTATAGCAT GTACAGCTGCTCCCTCCAGAAGGCGCATCAGAGCTCAGCGTGGCCATCAGGGAATCCCTGCCTCTTTGTCCCATTCAACAGGCAACATTTCTTCCCTGGGTGACCAGTCAGACTCCACATACACCAGTGTTGCAGCCCATGGTGGACGCTTGCGTTCTCGTAGCCTACCGCGAGAGGGTGGACGTCTGATGGACAGTGACGAAGATGACGATGAcaattatgatgatgatgatgaagacgaagAATTGTCACCATACGAAGCAGAGGACTTCATTCCCCCTGGCCCTAGTCcaaggatgaagatgatgatgatgaaggatgAAGAAGAGAGTACAGATGACCAAGCAGCTCCTGAACCACTGCAACTTGGAAGCCTAAAAAGGTTGCAGCGATCTgcggaaagagacagagggggtggaggaggagggagcccAGAGCATAGCTGGATGGAGAGGGGCCGTTCTCGGTTGCCCCGCAAGGCTGACATGGGCAGCTGTGAGATCTCATCCAGCTCAGATACCTTCAGCAGCCCTATTCACTCCGTGTCTACAACAGGAGTTCTAGGCAGCCATGTGGACCACAAAGAGGACCATCAGTCATCAAGTGGGAACTGGAGTGGTTCCAGCTCCACCTGCCCTTCTCAGACATCTGAAACCATCCCCCCACCCTCTTCTCCACCACTGACAggctcctcccactgcgactcagAGCTGTCACTCAACACTGTGCCCAATGCCATTGATGAGGGATTCTCTCTAGATCCCTCATACCACTCTGACCTCAGACCCCAGGGCCAAGGCCACAGGTCAAGCTCGTTCACATCCTCAGCCACAGACCAGCTGGACGATGCAGGGGTCAGTACAGCCAGTGAGGGGGAGTGGACATACCCTCCAGATCAAGACCACACTGATCAGGACCATGACCCTGACCAGACCCAAAACCTTAGCCAGAGCCATGGGTTAGCCCAGGATTACAGCTCTAAACAAGGTCTAGAAGACCAAATCTGTTTCAGTGACAAGAATAGCAACACTGAAAAAGAGCCTGGCTCTCATTACCCATCTGATACAGATAGTTTCTACTCCTCTTCTGTGCATTTTGGGGAGTGTAATCAGAATTACAAAGGATACATGTATAACTATGCAGACCCAAGACCTGACTGTGGCCAATCTAACACTGTGGCAACACCATTATCCCATGGAGTTTACCCCCAGCCATCAGCTGACTTCAGAGCAGGCACTATGACGCTGGGGAGGACCTGTCGTCCACTGAGGAAACCAAAAGTCAAACCTCCACCACCTAAACGGACCTCCTCACTGAAGGAAACCAGTAGTAGTGTTGATGTTGGAACGGACACACAGGCAGATCAGGATCAACCAAAGATGGTTAGTGAACAAGATCTCACCTTGTCTTCCACAGATATGAAGCTGGAACTGGAGCTAGAGCTTGAAGGTGCTCCAGAACCATTACAAACATCCTGCCTAGTGGCAGAGCCTTTGGGAACATGGGGAATGGGACTGGGTGAAACTGTGGACATAGTAGAGCCCATgtccttcagctctgcagaTACACACTCATTTAAGGATGAAGGTGCTGTGCAATCTGACTATGCAGACCTGTGGCTTCACAACACTGAGCTGAAGTCCAGCAATGGTGAGTACACATCCATGTCCAACTCAAGCACAGCCACAGGCACTACTGTCATGGAGTGTATCAAGTCACCAgacagctcttcctcctccacagaaACCCAAACCCAGGCCCTCGCCCAGGCATCAGAAACCAGGGCAACTAGTCCACCCCTCCCGCCTGGAGACTTCAAACTTGGTTCACCTGAAAAGCTGGCTGGCCTGGCCTCACCATCCAGTGgctattccagccaatcagagactcCAACGTCCACCTTGCCCTCATCTTCAGCAGCATTCTTTCCAGGACCTCTGTCTCCCTCAACTGGCAAGAGAAAGCCCAAAGTGCCCGAGAGGAAgtcttctctttcctccctgcAGCACTTCCCCAGAGATGGAGCTTCCATTCCCTCTGGGTATAAGAGAGACCCAGACttcccacctccaccttcacaaCTTGATCTCAATGTTCTCCATGGTGGTTATGTCAGACACACACTATCCCACCGGacacaccacatgcacacactccaccacagcaaacacagagttGCAAATGTTTTAGCCACTGGAACAAAGTTGTTGGTGCCTGAGGCATCAAATACCAACCCACCACCAAGTTCAAACTCTGCTCCAACAATTCCCAGCTCCAATCTATTGGCGATAACTCCATCTGCTCTTCGTTCAGTACAGCTCCATTCTGTTAGCCAATCTACAGATAGTGCTGCCACTGCAGACCAGGAAACAGCAAGTGGAGCAGAGACTGCTACAAGACCCAAATGTCCTCCGAGTACTTCTACTCTAGCTCCACCACCTATCACCACTAGGCCTCTCCCTCCACGTAGACCACCTCCAAGACCCCCAGGTCATGACCACATCTCCTCCCCTGAACACGtgccaccacctccacctggcCGCCACCCTGATGGTCCTCCATCCTATGAAAGCCTGCTACTCAGACAGGATCGCTATGGACCTGGAACCTTCTGGGCTATGACAGCCTTCAGAACCCGGATGGACCCATCATCAGAACTGTCTGACGACAGCTCACCCTTGCATCGGCCTGTGCCACGTGCTCCCCACCCTTCGCCTGTGGatctacacacacatatccactcacacacagagttcaggGGGCTCACGCATTCAGCTCATGCGCATTCTGAGTTTAGGGTTTTGGGGGAGCGCTCATTCtcccaggatgatgatgatgaagatgaagacgaggaggaagaggaagagcaagtgAAAGAACCACCGAGGGCTGCATGTTCCAGAGGAGGCATGCGATCTGaccaccctccacccccagcGTACGAGTTTGCTGGGGTATCCCACTTAGACTCAGGGCCCTGGGCTAGTCCAGTCAAAGTGCCTGGTACCACAATGGAGACATCGCATCCTTACCTAATCAGCGATGCAAGGAAAGGAGGACAAGAAGatcaggaagaagaggaggaagtgacatcagGTGCTACCAGAAGTgcccatcagcagcagccacaggagAGCAAAGATGACTCCACCACTCCTGACACTGAGGATTACTTCAGTAAAG GGATGTTGTGTGCTGCAGATTCCACGCCCAGTGATAATTCACTCTCCCCCCTGACGGATGACACCAAAGTGGATGATGACATAATTATCACTTCACCCAACAAGACTCGTACAACAGAGGACCTGTTTGCCATGATACACAG ATCCAAGAGAAAGGTCCTGGGCCGTAAAGATTCAGGAGACTTAAACGTGAAGTCTCGTCTCTGCCCTACAGCACCAGTGGCTCCTGTCTCCACTGTCATTATTCCACCAGCCCCTCCTCTCAACATACCAGCCACCGCACCCACTGCTGCTGGGTCACAACGAGCTCCTGTGCCAATCTACCGCAGCGCCAAGAAATCCAGCACATCCAACGAGGAGTTTAAACTCCTGTTGCTGAAGAAAGGTAGCAGGTCTGATTCCAGCTACCGCATGTCAGCTACAGAGATTCTGAAGAGCCCTATCACCCCTAAAACCCCAGGAGAGTCCCTTCAGGAAGGGCCCATTAGACAGGCTGAGGAGCCACTCTCTACTGTTCAAGAGCCCCCCATTTCTGGCCTGGACGCAATTCAGATACCAGGCCTTTTTCCCAGGGCCAACTCTGAGAGTTTCACCCCCAAAACCCTGCCTATGTCAGCTGCATCTAGACAGGGACGTTCTCGGATCCCCCCTGTAGCTAACAGCAGTCGCTACAGCACACGTAGCCGTCTGTACACAGCCCCCATGCAAGCCATTTCTGAAGGGGAGACAGAGAACTCAGATGGGAGCCCCCATGATGACAGATCATCCTAA